One uncultured Carboxylicivirga sp. genomic window, TTTTATGAGCGCCATGGTGTAGACAAAACCGAATGGGGATTTGAAAAACAAGTTGTTAAACATTCGTTTGAGGTAATGACAACCAAACATTGCTTATTGTATATGGCTGGAAAATGCCTGAAGGAACATCCAGAGGTAAAAAAACAGCTGCCAATGACCTTATTTAATAAACAGGACAGTTACCTGTTAGAATTTAACTGCAAAGCCTGCGAGATGAATATTATTAAGAAGAATTAGTATTTTAGTTTTTAGTCAGTAGTTAGTAGACGATCATTTCTTAATCAGGTAAATAAATACAACTTATCAAGTATATTAAACCAGAAATTGGCCACATTAACGAATCTGCTATACAGTATATCCCCATGCGACCAATTTGTGTCTTATTTATTGGTATTACTACCAATCTAAACTAACCTGCATGCCAGCTTTAATCCATCTTCCGGGTTGAGGAACATTCCCTAAATCGTAAAATGTTACATCAAACAAGTTACTGGCATCCACATAGATTTTATATTTGGATTCATTCCATTGTAACCACAAATCACTTAGCCAGAAAGGATTATAATCAACAGCAACCGATTCGCTTGCACTAATGTATTTGCGATAACCACCTTCCCGATCCTGCCACTGCACATTGATTCCGGCGCTAAGTTTCTTTAGCAACTGAAAATTGGCAGCTATATTTATTTTATGCTTTAAATAATCCATTACATAAACCGATTCATAATCAGCAGGTGCATTCTTTTCCTGATCAATATAAGAATAACCAAAGTCAATAGAGTTAAGCGGTGATGATTGCCATAAATCTTTTACATTAAGTTTCCCCTGAAAGTTCACTCCGTATGAATCCATATCGGACAGATTACGGGTTTTGTATTCCACTTCCCCTTCCAGTCTTCCCCAATCAATGAGATTTTCTGATTCACGATAAAACGCACTAACCTGTCCTTTAAACCAATCATTTATAAACTTAACTCCACCTTCATAAGTAAGAGCTTCTTCCGGTTTTAAATCAGGATTTCCAATATTGGTTGGTCCATCATAAAATAGATCAGTAAAGGTTGGTAAACGTAATGACTTATTAATACTTCCAAAAATCTTTGTATTGGATGAAGCCCAATAACTGATATCCAGACCCGGAAAGAAATTAACACCCAAATCGAGTGATGAGTTCCAGTTTATGAGCAGACCTGCCGAAACAGAAAAATTATTGTAAGTATAAACATGCTCCAGAAAGGTTGACATATTGGTACGTTGATACGATTTGGTGAATTGAGCATCCTCGCCCGGAACATCCATTGGATCATCCATATCAATTCCAATATTGTTACTCCATATATTTTCGCTTCGCAACTCGCCACCTAAAGAAGTTTTACCCAATACCCATGGAACTACAGCATTTACATTTGCTCCATATACATCAGTCAAATGATAGTTATGCTTTGTATACCAGGCTGGAGCTTCGTTTCTGAAGAGTTCAAACCGATCCTGATGACGTCGCCAATACAATGCAGGTGTTATTTTAACTCGACTACCTGATGTCATCTTAACCGAGGCAAATGTTGTTTTAGTCTGCTCAAATTGTTCAGGGTAAGCTGCAGTGTAAAAAGCATTAGCCCCAAAAGCCTTATCATTATATCCAAGCTGAAAATCCAGTTTCTCATTTCCAAAATCAAGTAGCCCCTGATAAAAAACACTATTATTTTTAAAATCGGTATTATTGATATAACCATCACTGCCAGCAGCACATGCCGATGCATAACTTTTCAATTTTCCGGTTTGAATGGTCGTATTGGCTGTTATATTATACAAACCGTTTTGCCCGGCCATAGCATTAAAAGTAGCATTATTGGATGATTTTGATCCGGTTATAAAATTAATGGCTCCACTAAAAGCACCAGGTCCGTAAACTCTTGCTCCAGGTCCTTCAAGTATCTCAACCCTTTCGATACTTTGCATATCAACCGGAAGATTAAGGTTATGATGGCCCGTTTGTGGATCAGTGATATTGATACCGTTAAAAAGTACCATTACCTGATCAAACGATCCACCCCGGATACTTATATCCGCCTGTGTGCCCAATGGACCACGCTGACGAACATCCACATTCATAGCGTAACGCAAAAGATCCTGAACACTAAATACTGGAAGTTCTTCAATTTCCTTTCGGGTAATCACCTGTAGTACCCGTCCAACCTCTGAATAGACTGCTGTTGAACGACGTGCAGTTACCTCCACTTCTTCAAGATTAATTTTCTTATTAATTGATGTAGTATCCGTTTGTGCAAGTGTATCTTTTAACCCAAACCAACTTAAATAAACTGCCAATAACGTTCCAATACGAACCAACTTATGCATACTGCTGAAGATGGCATAACTTCTTCCCAACCAATGTTTAAATGAAATGACGTTTTGCGAAAACATTACTTTTATTTTCATAACTAAATAGATATAATATAGAATGGTAAATAATAGACAATAGAATAACTTTCCGCTTCCATACCGAAGCAGATAAATTCATACTTAACACTGTCAAAGACAGGTTAAAAAATAATATATGTTCTAATGATATTTCCCCACAAAGGGACGGTAGATCAACAGCTAATACTGAAAATAAAAAAACAGCTAACAAACTAACTAATGTAGGCAGAACCAAATCTTCCTCCGAATCAATTTCAAAGTCATTATCTTGAACAAATTCATTGATGAGAATTACACCAGACAAAGAAGATTTACGCAGAGCCTGACCAACAACCGGCACATCTATGTGACCAATTGAAACCTCTCTTCCCAAACTACTAAAGACAGCCCAGCCCTTTCGACTCCATTGACTGAAGCGAAGACTGGTTGGGACGATATTTTTCTTTTGTTGAATCATTTATTGCTGGAAACAAAGATAAGTTTATTTTTAATGATCTATAGTAGAAATATATTCATCTCACAAACTATTTAGTAAGTTCAAACTACATTATAAACTCGCATTAAATATGAGATCTTACACTCACTTATTTAACATTTAAGTTAACAACAATGAGAAAGTATTAGCTTCAATTAAAATGATGATGATAATTCAACAATCATTTTTTAAATCATACCATTTCTTCGAAGACGAAAGCATAAAGTTAAGGACACTGTATTTTAAAAGCCTTGTTATTTTGCTTAAATTAGCCCTCTGAACATTGAAAGATATGATGAATCAATTTCACAAAATATTATTAAGCCTAATAGTTACTGCATTTATTTGCAGCTTTACAGGCACTGCTCAGGATTATGCAAAAACAGGTGATGGTTATGGTGTTAGAGAAATTCTTGAATTTGACGCAAGCCGTTACACAACATTAAAAATAACTAACCAACACGGCAATATAACTATTAATGGATGGGACCGCGATACAATTGAAGTTCAAACTTTAATAAATGTTCAAGCTCCTGGCAGTAACTCTGCAGAAGAGGTATTGCGCTTTATATCCATTGAAAGAGCCGATAGATCAGGCATGCTAATATTCCGTACACAGTTTGATGATGAGTTTTTTTCAAATTTTCCTTTCAGTATTGAGTACAACATTAGCTTACCTAAAAAAATGATGCTTCAGATCAGCAATAACTTAGGTGATGTATTAATTCAGAATATTGACGGCAAAATTAATTTACAACAGGATTATGGCAATATGCATCTTATAAATTCCAACAATAAACTTGTACATACTTTTAACCTGAATTTTGTAGAGGCTAAATTTGAATCGTGTAATACAATTAATGGAAAATTAAATAACTGCACGGTTACTGCAGATAAAATGAATCAGATGAATTTTAAAAGTGAATATTCCCTTTTTAAAATTGACAATGCAAGAAGTATCAGTTTAAATTCTAATACCGATAGAATTAACGTCAACCAAAGTGATAGTTTAAAGGTAACAGGTAAGCAATTAATTGTTAATTGTAAAAAACTTAATACTTATGGCTTTTTTGAAATTGACAGAGGCCAACTGATGGTTAATTCAGGTGCACTACTTTCGCAATTATCCATCTCTAATCAGATGGCAAACACCATTCTTTCTTTACCTGTCAATTATTCATATGTCATTAATGGTGAGGTTGCCAACGGTACAATAAATCATCCCGACAAAAACAAATTGCAAATACTAAAAGAAGGTACCAAACAGTCGTTTTCAGGTATGATTAATTCTGATAATATAACCACTGGCCAACTTATACTTTTCAATAAAAATTCTGATCTAACAATAAAAACATACTAATATGTCAGCTGCCGATCACTTATTCAAGTTAAGAAATTTCATGGCTACCATTGGAGTAGATGCATATATTGTAACCAGTAGCGATCCGCATTTAAGCGAGTATCTGGCTGATCACTGGAAATTTCGTGAATGGTTATCGGGGTTTACCGGTTCGGCAGGAACCTTGGTTGTAAGTCAGGAGCAAGCAGGTTTATGGACCGATTCGCGATATTTCTTACAAGCCGAACAACAGCTGAAAGATTCAGGAATCGACTTGTATCGAATGGGTGAATCAGACACACCTGATTATAAAGAATGGCTGACTGTTAATCTTCACCCGGGTTGTATTGTTGGTATTAATGGCAAAACAATAACTGTTAATGCCTATCGAGATTTAGCCATAACACTCAAAAAAGTTGATATTCGAATAGACGGGAAAGTATATCTTGAAGAAGATGTTTGGGAAGCCAGACCCCCAATTCCGGAGGATGGCATTTATGAATTAGAGACTAAATATTGTGGACTTAGCCGAAAAGAAAAAATTGAGTTAATCCGCAGAATGATGCTTGAAAAAGGGGCTACCCACTATGTTATTGCCTCTTTGGATGAAATAGCATGGGCTTTAAATTTCCGTGGTAAAGATGTTGCCTACAACCCAGTTTTTCATTCCTACTTAATTATTACCGAAAATCAGGTTAACCTTTTCATTGATCCGCATAAATTAACCTCTAACATTGGTAAACAGCTGGCTCAGGAAGGTATTAAGGTATACTTATACAGTGACTTTTATAAATTCATAAAAGACATGCTACAGGATAGTATTATTCTTATTGATCCCGACCGCGCCAATAGTTCGATTTTTAGTCATCTGCCTTCACAAGCTGCCAAGATTGAACAAGCCAGTTTGATAACTCAATTGAAATCGTGTAGAAACAATGTAGAAATTGAGAATATCAAAAAGGCAATGATAAAAGATGGAGTTGCTATGGTTCAATTCTTACATTGGCTAGAAAATGCAGTTGGTGATGAAGACTTGGATGAATATAAAGTAGCTCAGAAACTAGCTTCGTTCAGATCAATGCAGGAAAACTACATGGGTGATTCATTTACAACCATTAGTGGTTATGGTGCAAACGGAGCCATTGTTCATTATTCAGTTGACAAAACAACAGCTGCAAAAGTTAAAGCTAAAGGCTTTTATCTGGTTGATTCAGGAGGTCAATATCTTGAAGGAACAACAGATATTACACGCACAGTTGCATTAGGTCCTCTTAACGATCAGGAAAAAAAAGATTTTACTTTAGTTTTGAAAGGGCACATAGCATTAGATCAGGCAGTTTTTCCTAAAGGTACCAGAGGTGTGCATCTTGATATATTAGCCCGCCAAGCTTTATGGACAGGCGGATTGAATTACGGACATGGAACAGGTCATGGTGTTGGTCATTTCTTAAATGTTCATGAAGGTCCACAAAGCATTCGTCCTCAAGACAACGGAATTATCATTGAAGAAGGAATGGTAACATCAAATGAACCAGGATTATATCGAACCGGTAAATATGGAATCAGAATTGAAAACCTGATACTTTGTGTACCGGATCAAACAACTGAGTTTGGTGAATTCCTGAAGTTCGAAACTTTAACACTTTGCCCTATTGATATAAATGCTATTGATATTGAATTATTGACCATTACTGAAAAAGCATGGCTTAATAACTATCACAAAAAGGTACGTATAGCATTATCAGAACATCTGAGTGAAACCGACAAAAATTGGTTAATCGAAAAAACCAAGGAAATTTAGTAATGAAACATCGTTTACATGTTGTTGCATTAACAATTCCCTATCCACCTAATTACGGTGGTGCTATAGATATTTATTATAAGTTAAAGAAATTAGTTAAACACAATGTAGAAGTTATTCTACATTGCTTTAAGTATGATAGAGAAACATCAATTGAGTTAGAAGAACTTTGCACAGAAGTTAAATATTACAAACGTTCTAAAGGAATTAATAACCAATTTAGTTTCAAACCCTTTATTGCAATTACACGCTTCAATCAGGACTTATATAATAATCTAAACAAAGACGATTATCCAATATTAATAGAAGGTTTGCATAGCTGTGAATTAATTAATCACGTTAATCCATCACGAATTTTTGTTCGAACACACAATATAGAACACACTTATTATAATGAACTTAGCAAGTCGTCTAATAATATATTCAAGAAAACATTCTACAAACTAGAAAGCTATAAACTAAAACATTACGAGCCTATTTTGAAGAATGCTTCAGGATTATTCTGTATTTCAAAATTTGAGTTACCTCATTTTAAAGACATAAATCTTAATTCATTTTTTTTACCTCCATTTCATAAATATGAGGTTTGCGAAAGTAGATCAGGACAAGGAGAATATATTTTGATACATGGAAACCTGAGCGTGGAAGAAAATATTAAGTCTACCCTTTTTTTTATTAAAAATATAATACCAAATATTAATTTCAAATTTATAATTGCTGGTAAGAATCCTGATTCAAATATTAAATCAGCTGTTGACAAACTATCAAATACAGAATTAGTTGAGAATCCTACAGAAGATTCAATGGAAAAATTAATCAATCATGCTCAGATAATTGTATTACATACATATCAGGCTACAGGTATTAAACTTAAGCTTATTCATTCATTATTTGCAGGCAGGCACATTATTTGTAATGATGCCATTCTTGTTGGCACAGGACTTGAAGATTCTTGTTATGTTGCAAATACACAACATGAATGGATTAAACATATTGAAAACCTTAAAAATATTTCTTTTTCCAATGAAAACATATCACAAAGAAAGTCTCAATTAAAATTGAATTACGATAATGAAATCAATATTGATATTCTGATTAATAATATCTTCTATTAAGAAATTGAAGATTTATCTTAGTAAAACAGATATATTTACCAAAAATTTCTGAATATATGAATAGGAGAATTATTACTATACTACTTACACTTTTTACATATTTCTTTTCTTATAGTCAATCTTGCAAAATTGATATTCAAATAGATGAATTTAATAATGACACTATCATACTGGGGTATTATTTCAATAAACAAATGTTTGTTGAAGACACTATTCCAGCTAATTCGTCAGGGCGGTTTTTAATTGATAAAAAGGAACCCATAAAACAAGGTGTATACATAGTTTACTTAAACAGTGACCAATATTTCGATGTATTAATTGGAGAGGATCAAACTTTTTCGATTAGAACATCTACTGATGATCTGTTAGCAAATCTGGAAATTAAAGGATCTAATGAGAGTATAAATTTCTTAGATTATCAAAAATTCCTAAGAAACAAACAGATTGAAGCCAAAAGTATTCAGGATAAACTTAAGGAAGCAACGGACGAAGGTGAGAAAAAAGATTTATCCAATAAATTGCAGGGATTTGGAGATGAAGTAAAACAAAAAGCCATAAAAACCATCCAAAATAATCCTAATACCTTTTTAGCATTATTCTTAAAGGGAATACAGGAAATTGATGTACCTGAGATGGAAGCCCCAGCAGGAAGTGAAAATCCGGAACAGGAAGTTCAACGAATGCGATTTAATTTCTACAAAGCACATTACTTTGATAATCTGGACCTATCTGATCCTCGACTGCTTCGCACACCATATTTTACTGAAAAAATAGACAGATATCTATCTCAGGTGCTGGTTATTCCGGATACGATAATGATTGGTTGTCATAAAATGATTGCTGCAGCTGAAGGTAATCCTGAGATGGAGAAATACCTTATTCAATATTTATTTAACTGGGCAAACGAAAGTAAAACCATGGGAATGGACGCTGTGATGGTTGATATGGCAGATGCCTATTACCTCAACGGCAGAGCCGACTGGGTTGACGAAAAGTTTCTGACAAAACTTAGAGAAAGAGTCAATAAAATTAAGCCAACATTATTGAATAAAGTAGCAGCCGACTTTAAAATGCAGTCCTATAATGAACAATATTTCAAACTGAGCGAAGTCCGTGCACCCTTTACAATACTCGTTTTTTGGGAACCGGAATGCGGTCATTGTAAAAAAGAGATACCTAAACTATACGAAGAAGTTTGGCTAAAATATGCCGATAAAGGAATCAAGATTGTAGCTGTTTACACCCAACACAACAAAGACGAATGGGTTGATTTTATTACTGAACACCAGTTAGAGGAATGGATTCATTTATACGATCCATATAACCAAAGCGGCTATCGAAATAATTACGATATTTACAGTACTCCGGTAATATATATATTAGATAAGGATAAGAAGATTTTAGCCAAACGTTTAGGAGTTGAACAAATTCCAGGATTTCTTGATCATCATTTTAACAATTTATAGATGAGAGTATATTTAGCAGT contains:
- a CDS encoding TonB-dependent receptor; translation: MKIKVMFSQNVISFKHWLGRSYAIFSSMHKLVRIGTLLAVYLSWFGLKDTLAQTDTTSINKKINLEEVEVTARRSTAVYSEVGRVLQVITRKEIEELPVFSVQDLLRYAMNVDVRQRGPLGTQADISIRGGSFDQVMVLFNGINITDPQTGHHNLNLPVDMQSIERVEILEGPGARVYGPGAFSGAINFITGSKSSNNATFNAMAGQNGLYNITANTTIQTGKLKSYASACAAGSDGYINNTDFKNNSVFYQGLLDFGNEKLDFQLGYNDKAFGANAFYTAAYPEQFEQTKTTFASVKMTSGSRVKITPALYWRRHQDRFELFRNEAPAWYTKHNYHLTDVYGANVNAVVPWVLGKTSLGGELRSENIWSNNIGIDMDDPMDVPGEDAQFTKSYQRTNMSTFLEHVYTYNNFSVSAGLLINWNSSLDLGVNFFPGLDISYWASSNTKIFGSINKSLRLPTFTDLFYDGPTNIGNPDLKPEEALTYEGGVKFINDWFKGQVSAFYRESENLIDWGRLEGEVEYKTRNLSDMDSYGVNFQGKLNVKDLWQSSPLNSIDFGYSYIDQEKNAPADYESVYVMDYLKHKINIAANFQLLKKLSAGINVQWQDREGGYRKYISASESVAVDYNPFWLSDLWLQWNESKYKIYVDASNLFDVTFYDLGNVPQPGRWIKAGMQVSLDW
- a CDS encoding aminopeptidase P family protein, which translates into the protein MSAADHLFKLRNFMATIGVDAYIVTSSDPHLSEYLADHWKFREWLSGFTGSAGTLVVSQEQAGLWTDSRYFLQAEQQLKDSGIDLYRMGESDTPDYKEWLTVNLHPGCIVGINGKTITVNAYRDLAITLKKVDIRIDGKVYLEEDVWEARPPIPEDGIYELETKYCGLSRKEKIELIRRMMLEKGATHYVIASLDEIAWALNFRGKDVAYNPVFHSYLIITENQVNLFIDPHKLTSNIGKQLAQEGIKVYLYSDFYKFIKDMLQDSIILIDPDRANSSIFSHLPSQAAKIEQASLITQLKSCRNNVEIENIKKAMIKDGVAMVQFLHWLENAVGDEDLDEYKVAQKLASFRSMQENYMGDSFTTISGYGANGAIVHYSVDKTTAAKVKAKGFYLVDSGGQYLEGTTDITRTVALGPLNDQEKKDFTLVLKGHIALDQAVFPKGTRGVHLDILARQALWTGGLNYGHGTGHGVGHFLNVHEGPQSIRPQDNGIIIEEGMVTSNEPGLYRTGKYGIRIENLILCVPDQTTEFGEFLKFETLTLCPIDINAIDIELLTITEKAWLNNYHKKVRIALSEHLSETDKNWLIEKTKEI
- a CDS encoding glycosyltransferase — its product is MKHRLHVVALTIPYPPNYGGAIDIYYKLKKLVKHNVEVILHCFKYDRETSIELEELCTEVKYYKRSKGINNQFSFKPFIAITRFNQDLYNNLNKDDYPILIEGLHSCELINHVNPSRIFVRTHNIEHTYYNELSKSSNNIFKKTFYKLESYKLKHYEPILKNASGLFCISKFELPHFKDINLNSFFLPPFHKYEVCESRSGQGEYILIHGNLSVEENIKSTLFFIKNIIPNINFKFIIAGKNPDSNIKSAVDKLSNTELVENPTEDSMEKLINHAQIIVLHTYQATGIKLKLIHSLFAGRHIICNDAILVGTGLEDSCYVANTQHEWIKHIENLKNISFSNENISQRKSQLKLNYDNEINIDILINNIFY
- a CDS encoding thioredoxin-like domain-containing protein, which translates into the protein MNRRIITILLTLFTYFFSYSQSCKIDIQIDEFNNDTIILGYYFNKQMFVEDTIPANSSGRFLIDKKEPIKQGVYIVYLNSDQYFDVLIGEDQTFSIRTSTDDLLANLEIKGSNESINFLDYQKFLRNKQIEAKSIQDKLKEATDEGEKKDLSNKLQGFGDEVKQKAIKTIQNNPNTFLALFLKGIQEIDVPEMEAPAGSENPEQEVQRMRFNFYKAHYFDNLDLSDPRLLRTPYFTEKIDRYLSQVLVIPDTIMIGCHKMIAAAEGNPEMEKYLIQYLFNWANESKTMGMDAVMVDMADAYYLNGRADWVDEKFLTKLRERVNKIKPTLLNKVAADFKMQSYNEQYFKLSEVRAPFTILVFWEPECGHCKKEIPKLYEEVWLKYADKGIKIVAVYTQHNKDEWVDFITEHQLEEWIHLYDPYNQSGYRNNYDIYSTPVIYILDKDKKILAKRLGVEQIPGFLDHHFNNL